Proteins encoded by one window of Dioscorea cayenensis subsp. rotundata cultivar TDr96_F1 chromosome 6, TDr96_F1_v2_PseudoChromosome.rev07_lg8_w22 25.fasta, whole genome shotgun sequence:
- the LOC120263050 gene encoding uncharacterized protein LOC120263050, translating to MSLRSLLTAVAVQGLTEARARIFGHILNPTGKRSAHKILRKKMIGEKVAQWYPYDIKNDDPLVLAREEKERLAKLEMLKRRGKGPPKKGQGRRAVKRNK from the exons ATGAGTCTCCGGAGCTTGCTGACGGCGGTGGCGGTGCAGGGGCTGACGGAGGCGCGGGCGAGGATCTTCGGGCACATACTGAATCCGACGGGGAAGAGGTCGGCGCACAAGATactgaggaagaagatgattggGGAGAAGGTGGCTCAGTGGTACCCCTACGACATCAAGAACGACGACCCCCTCGTCCTCGCACGCGAAGAGAAGGA GCGGTTAGCTAAACTGGAAATGTTGAAACGGCGAGGGAAAGGTCCACCGAAGAAGGGCCAAGGCAGGCGTGCTGTCAAGcgcaacaaataa
- the LOC120262905 gene encoding LOW QUALITY PROTEIN: myb family transcription factor IPN2-like (The sequence of the model RefSeq protein was modified relative to this genomic sequence to represent the inferred CDS: inserted 1 base in 1 codon), with amino-acid sequence MFHSKKPTTMNNSHERPMCVQGDSGLVLTTDPKPRLRWTVELHDRFVDAVTQLGGPDKATPKTIMRVMGVKGLTLYHLKSHLQKFRLGKQPHKEFNEIQIKEDMQRNAASSSGMMPRNMNKNVHITEAIRMQMEVQRRLHEQLEVQKHLQMRIEAQGKYMQSILEKACQTITVDNLATLGNMKDMNSQMSFPCLQDLHIYGSNGGDQIDMQKHLERSSLDGFLHNDDNSCDLGKKRXQPYGSNGKNPMIWTDDLLRFQDQMGSQEEPSKSSGHLQIAPSLIGATGIDIDSMPNVYESKPMISTDSGGENKRHGRSSIERPSPRRSPLDGERINSMIRGGTSPQTRNLSYGWLVHQVSYSHHYKAQTCRSNNIKEKHIHTKERNISLNGDSSFA; translated from the exons ATGTTCCATTCCAAGAAGCCAACAACTATGAATAATTCACATGAAAGGCCTATGTGTGTGCAAGGTGACTCTGGTCTTGTCCTCACCACTGATCCTAAACCTCGACTTCGATGGACCGTCGAGCTTCATGATCGGTTTGTCGATGCTGTTACTCAGCTTGGAGGCCCTGACA AGGCAACTCCAAAGACTATCATGAGGGTTATGGGTGTTAAAGGTCTTACTCTTTATCATCTCAAGAGCCATCTTCAG AAATTTAGGCTTGGTAAACAACCACACAAGGAATTtaatgaaattcaaatcaaagaAG ATATGCAAAGAAATGCAGCATCATCTTCCGGTATGATGCCTCGTAATATGAATAA GAATGTTCATATTACAGAAGCAATCAGGATGCAGATGGAAGTTCAGAGAAGATTGCATGAACAATTAGAG GTACAGAAACATCTTCAAATGAGGATTGAAGCTCAAGGGAAGTACATGCAGAGTATATTAGAGAAAGCATGCCAAACAATCACAGTTGATAACTTGGCCACTTTGGGAAACATGAAAGACATGAACTCTCAAATgagcttcccttgtcttcaagatcttcacatATACGGCAGCAATGGTGGCGATCAAATCGACATGCAAAAGCACTTGGAAAGATCATCTCTTGATGGATTTCTTCATAACGATGACAATTCTTGTGATCTAGGCAAGAAGA TCCAACCCTATGGTTCTAATGGAAAAAACCCGATGATATGGACTGATGATTTACTTCGGTTTCAAGATCAAATGGGGTCCCAAGAAGAACCATCCAAGAGTAGTGGTCATCTTCAAATTGCACCGTCTTTGATCGGCGCCACTGGTATTGACATTGATTCAATGCCTAATGTGTATGAGAGTAAGCCGATGATCTCTACCGACAGTGGTGGGGAAAACAAACGGCATGGTCGCTCATCGATTGAAAGACCATCTCCCCGACGATCTCCTCTTGATGGTGAAAGAATTAACTCAATGATCAGAGGAGGGACATCACCTCAAACAAGAAATTTATCTTATGG tTGGTTGGTGCACCAAGTTAGTTACTCTCATCATTACAAAGCTCAAACATGCAGATCTAACAACATAAAGGAaaaacacatacacacaaaagaaagaaacattAGCCTCAATGGAGACTCTTCTTTTGCGTAA